The Hyphomicrobiales bacterium genome has a window encoding:
- a CDS encoding Amidohydrolase, translating into MAIQADIVLRNGPIWCGREEGVVEALAIFRDKVLAAGSDVEIKPLIGPKTRVIDLKGRLATPGLNDSHLHLVSLGMTMGWVDSKPESAPTLEALLGAISVRAAQSKPGEWILSRGYDQTKLDTGRHPYREELDRAAPNNPVMLVRACGHIAICNSEALRLGGIDESSPTPQGGLIEQQNGRLTGLLAENARAPVQAAIPAATEEDIIAGIERGGRYLLSLGITSCMDAAVGQKGGFGEIAAYHRAKRDGRLPVRTWLTLLGDDGRSIVPQCYDAGLISGTGDEMLMIGGVKLFLDGSAGGRTAWMTEPYLGDDKTTGVWMWEDAELERMVLDAHKKGYQLVCHAIGDAAIEQLITAYEKALAAYPDPDRRHRIEHCGFSTAAQHERMVKAGIYPCPQQVFIHDFGDAYVKVLGPERALPSYPFRTWFDLGLKPATGSDAPVCDPNPFPNFHTMLTRQTWKGTVMDASQRVSIEEALQAYTEFGAFSQKQENVKGRLAPGFLADVAVFSRDLLTADPADILKDTRCDLTILGGEVVYERA; encoded by the coding sequence ATGGCGATTCAGGCCGATATCGTGCTGCGCAACGGACCGATCTGGTGCGGGCGCGAGGAGGGCGTCGTCGAGGCGCTGGCGATCTTCCGGGACAAGGTGCTGGCCGCCGGCAGTGATGTCGAGATCAAGCCGCTGATCGGGCCGAAGACCCGCGTCATCGATCTCAAGGGCCGGCTGGCGACGCCGGGCCTGAACGATTCCCACCTGCACCTCGTCTCGCTCGGTATGACCATGGGCTGGGTCGATTCCAAGCCGGAGAGCGCGCCGACGCTGGAAGCCCTGCTCGGCGCCATCTCGGTCCGTGCCGCACAGTCCAAGCCCGGCGAATGGATCCTCTCGCGCGGCTACGACCAGACCAAGCTCGACACCGGCCGTCATCCCTATCGCGAGGAACTCGACCGCGCCGCGCCGAACAACCCGGTGATGCTGGTGCGCGCCTGCGGCCATATCGCGATCTGCAATTCCGAGGCGTTGCGCCTCGGTGGCATCGACGAGAGCTCGCCGACGCCGCAAGGCGGCTTGATCGAGCAGCAGAACGGCCGGCTCACCGGCCTGCTCGCCGAGAACGCCCGCGCCCCGGTGCAGGCCGCGATTCCGGCGGCGACCGAGGAGGACATCATCGCCGGCATCGAGCGCGGCGGCCGCTACCTGCTCTCGCTCGGCATCACCAGCTGCATGGACGCTGCCGTCGGCCAGAAGGGCGGCTTCGGCGAGATCGCGGCCTATCACCGCGCCAAGCGTGACGGCCGCCTGCCGGTCCGCACCTGGCTGACCCTGCTAGGCGATGACGGCCGCTCGATCGTGCCGCAATGCTACGACGCCGGCCTGATTTCCGGCACGGGCGACGAGATGCTGATGATCGGCGGCGTCAAGCTCTTCCTCGACGGTTCGGCCGGCGGCCGCACGGCCTGGATGACCGAGCCCTATCTCGGCGACGACAAGACCACCGGCGTCTGGATGTGGGAGGATGCCGAGCTCGAGCGCATGGTGCTCGACGCCCATAAGAAGGGCTACCAGCTCGTCTGTCATGCGATCGGCGATGCCGCGATCGAGCAGCTGATTACCGCCTATGAGAAGGCGCTCGCCGCCTATCCCGATCCGGACCGGCGCCATCGCATCGAGCATTGCGGCTTCTCGACCGCGGCCCAGCACGAGCGCATGGTCAAGGCCGGCATCTATCCCTGCCCGCAGCAGGTCTTCATCCATGATTTTGGCGATGCCTATGTCAAGGTTCTGGGCCCGGAGCGGGCGCTGCCGAGCTATCCCTTCCGCACCTGGTTCGACCTTGGCCTGAAGCCGGCGACGGGCAGCGACGCCCCGGTCTGCGACCCCAACCCCTTCCCGAACTTCCACACCATGCTGACCCGCCAGACCTGGAAGGGCACGGTGATGGATGCGTCCCAGCGCGTCTCGATCGAGGAGGCGCTGCAGGCCTATACCGAGTTCGGCGCCTTCTCGCAGAAGCAGGAGAATGTGAAGGGCCGCCTCGCGCCGGGCTTCCTGGCCGACGTCGCGGTGTTCTCGCGCGATCTGCTCACGGCCGACCCGGCCGACATCCTCAAGGATACGCGCTGCGACCTCACCATCCTCGGCGGCGAGGTCGTCTACGAACGGGCGTGA
- the ilvX gene encoding putative acetolactate synthase large subunit IlvX (Evidence 3 : Putative function from multiple computational evidences) produces the protein MNGADRLCDTLLINGVDTCFANPGTSEMHFVAALDRKPQMRCVLGLFEGVVTGAADGYARMADKPAATLLHCGPGMANALANMHNARRARTPMINVVGDHATYHLQHDAPLTSDIESLAHPMSHFVRRIATAEDVGPAIGEAYVASLTLPGVTTVILPADCAWGSVEPADLKPTALPALKNVDSATIRDVAAGLRKHGKRAAIMLTGLALREKPMEMAARICAATGAQIFSQMSNGRIQRGAGRVAMPKVFYPIDKALDQLKDVDYLVLVGAQVPVGFFAYPGKPGRLIHDGCEVATLAVPGDDLPAAITALAEEMGATKTAPLYIAPPRKEQPGLPTGKLDADKACAIVSALLPENCIVCDESVSSGRSFYYDCHSAPQHDYIQLTGGAIGEGIPLAIGAAVACPDRKVIGMQADGSGMYTVQGLWTQARENLDIVTVVFANRTYQILHGEMRAVGVNDFGRNATLMLNIDEPALDWVSMAKGMGVEAARATTAEEFTSLFKAALSRKGPFLIEAAI, from the coding sequence ATGAACGGCGCCGACCGCCTTTGCGACACGCTTCTGATCAACGGCGTCGATACCTGCTTCGCCAATCCCGGCACCTCGGAGATGCACTTCGTCGCCGCGCTCGACCGCAAGCCGCAGATGCGCTGCGTGCTCGGCCTGTTCGAGGGCGTGGTGACCGGCGCGGCCGACGGCTATGCCCGCATGGCCGACAAGCCGGCAGCGACCTTGCTGCATTGCGGCCCCGGCATGGCGAATGCGCTCGCCAACATGCACAATGCAAGGCGCGCCCGGACGCCGATGATCAACGTCGTCGGCGACCATGCCACCTACCATCTCCAGCATGACGCCCCGCTGACCAGCGACATCGAATCGCTGGCACATCCGATGTCGCATTTCGTCCGGCGCATCGCGACGGCCGAGGATGTCGGCCCCGCGATCGGGGAAGCCTATGTCGCCTCGCTGACCCTGCCCGGCGTCACCACCGTCATCCTGCCGGCCGACTGCGCCTGGGGCAGCGTCGAGCCCGCCGATCTCAAGCCGACCGCGCTACCGGCGCTCAAGAACGTCGATTCCGCCACGATCCGCGACGTCGCGGCCGGCCTGCGCAAGCATGGCAAGCGCGCGGCGATCATGCTGACGGGTCTCGCCCTGCGCGAGAAGCCGATGGAGATGGCGGCCCGGATCTGCGCGGCGACCGGCGCCCAGATCTTCAGCCAGATGTCGAACGGGCGCATCCAGCGCGGCGCCGGCCGCGTCGCCATGCCCAAGGTGTTCTACCCGATCGACAAGGCGCTCGATCAGCTCAAGGATGTCGATTATCTCGTGCTCGTCGGCGCGCAGGTCCCGGTCGGCTTCTTCGCCTATCCCGGCAAGCCCGGCCGCCTGATCCATGACGGCTGCGAGGTCGCGACGCTGGCCGTCCCCGGCGACGACCTGCCGGCCGCGATCACCGCGCTCGCCGAGGAGATGGGAGCGACGAAGACCGCGCCGCTCTACATCGCCCCGCCGCGCAAGGAGCAGCCCGGCCTGCCGACCGGCAAGCTCGATGCCGACAAGGCCTGCGCCATCGTCTCGGCGCTGCTGCCCGAGAACTGCATCGTCTGCGACGAGTCGGTCTCGTCGGGCCGCAGCTTCTATTACGACTGCCACAGCGCGCCGCAGCACGATTACATCCAGCTCACCGGCGGCGCGATCGGCGAAGGCATTCCGCTCGCCATCGGCGCGGCGGTCGCCTGTCCCGACCGGAAGGTCATCGGCATGCAGGCCGATGGCTCGGGCATGTACACGGTGCAGGGGCTGTGGACGCAGGCGCGCGAGAACCTCGACATCGTCACCGTGGTCTTCGCCAACCGGACCTACCAGATCCTGCATGGCGAGATGCGCGCGGTCGGCGTCAACGATTTCGGCCGCAACGCCACGCTGATGCTGAATATCGACGAGCCGGCGCTGGACTGGGTGTCGATGGCCAAGGGCATGGGCGTCGAAGCGGCGCGGGCCACGACGGCCGAGGAGTTCACCAGCCTGTTCAAGGCGGCGCTCAGCCGCAAGGGTCCGTTCCTGATCGAGGCGGCGATCTGA
- a CDS encoding conserved exported hypothetical protein (Evidence 4 : Unknown function but conserved in other organisms) translates to MLRRQLTVSALACAVLLSAIPAQAQYYGGPYRAPPAYDDDDEDDRPPPPRYDRRGYGYERPYYRQRYGDLCVTSRGDCPTPPLPRGAGCGCYIPGFGNKRGIVQ, encoded by the coding sequence ATGTTGCGTCGTCAGCTCACGGTCTCGGCCCTCGCCTGCGCCGTCCTGCTCAGCGCCATCCCGGCCCAGGCCCAGTATTACGGCGGGCCCTATCGCGCCCCGCCGGCCTATGACGACGACGACGAGGACGATCGTCCGCCCCCGCCGCGCTACGACCGTCGCGGCTATGGCTATGAGCGCCCCTATTACCGGCAGCGCTACGGCGATCTCTGCGTGACGAGCCGTGGCGACTGCCCGACGCCACCACTGCCGCGCGGCGCCGGCTGCGGCTGCTACATCCCCGGCTTCGGCAACAAGCGCGGCATCGTACAGTAA
- the aphA gene encoding Acetylpolyamine amidohydrolase: MRAFYHPDQALHDPQQYMRFGKVVAPKDLPERTERLLGALRKHGIAPERPAAHGTDPVLAIHDAGFVKFLETAWARWQDLPAERGPEVWPSTFPYWSGRPDEDVRPPCRPTGFIGQLGWYLGDLSVPIGEHCWHSTLRSSETAVSAADAILAGERAVYSLCRPSGHHARADRATGFCYLNNTAIAAQRLRSKFGKVAILDVDAHHGDGTQQIFYRRNDVLTISVHADPSNYYPFFTGYADERGNGPGEGFNLNLPLAHGAGGAAMEAAVAEAGKAIRDFGAEAVVIALGYDAHKDDPIGVLKLEASDFGTIGRQVKGFGLPTLVVQEGGYAIEAIGDCLDAFLGEFK, from the coding sequence ATGCGCGCCTTCTATCACCCCGACCAAGCCCTCCACGACCCTCAGCAATACATGCGCTTCGGCAAGGTCGTGGCCCCAAAGGACCTGCCGGAACGGACGGAGCGTCTGCTCGGCGCTCTCAGGAAGCATGGTATCGCGCCGGAGCGGCCGGCGGCACATGGCACGGACCCCGTCCTGGCGATCCATGATGCGGGCTTCGTCAAATTCCTCGAAACCGCCTGGGCGCGCTGGCAGGACCTGCCGGCCGAGCGTGGGCCGGAAGTCTGGCCGAGCACCTTCCCCTATTGGAGCGGCCGCCCGGACGAGGATGTCCGCCCGCCCTGCCGCCCGACCGGCTTCATCGGCCAACTCGGCTGGTATCTCGGTGACCTGTCGGTGCCGATCGGCGAGCATTGCTGGCATTCGACGCTGCGCTCGTCCGAGACCGCGGTCTCAGCGGCCGATGCGATCCTGGCTGGCGAGCGCGCCGTCTATTCGCTCTGCCGCCCCTCGGGCCACCATGCCCGCGCCGATCGCGCCACCGGCTTCTGCTACCTCAACAACACCGCGATCGCGGCCCAGCGCCTGCGCTCGAAATTCGGCAAGGTCGCGATCCTCGATGTCGATGCCCATCACGGCGACGGCACGCAGCAGATCTTCTATCGCCGCAACGACGTGCTGACGATCTCGGTCCATGCCGATCCGTCGAACTACTATCCGTTCTTCACCGGCTATGCCGACGAGCGCGGCAACGGCCCGGGCGAGGGCTTCAACCTCAACCTGCCGCTGGCGCATGGTGCGGGCGGCGCCGCGATGGAGGCCGCCGTCGCCGAGGCCGGCAAGGCGATCCGCGATTTCGGCGCCGAGGCGGTGGTGATCGCGCTCGGCTACGACGCCCACAAGGACGATCCGATCGGCGTCTTGAAGCTGGAGGCTTCCGATTTCGGCACGATCGGCCGGCAAGTGAAAGGCTTTGGCCTGCCGACGCTGGTGGTGCAGGAAGGCGGCTACGCCATCGAGGCGATCGGCGACTGCCTCGACGCCTTCCTGGGCGAGTTCAAGTAG
- the gsiD gene encoding glutathione ABC transporter membrane subunit GsiD, giving the protein MKFRANLWIGGACFALVVAGGVFAPWFAHTDPVMDANLMNAEIPPGSEFWFGTDAQGRDIYSRVLYGARISLTVGIVSQLINTCIGVALGLSAAYWGGWWDDFVNGLTNMMLAIPSLIFALAIMAILSPGLTSLLIALGLTNWSFTCRLTRAATLSVKQLGYVEAARSLGYGTFRIMLTQILPNIAGPIIVIGTLGMGGAVLAEASLSFLGLGIRPPFPSWGSMLSDARDQISTAPWISIFPGLAIFLTVLGLNLLGDGLRDILDPHSQLRKA; this is encoded by the coding sequence ATGAAGTTCCGTGCCAATCTCTGGATCGGCGGCGCCTGCTTCGCGCTCGTCGTCGCCGGCGGTGTCTTCGCGCCCTGGTTCGCCCATACCGACCCCGTCATGGACGCCAACCTGATGAATGCCGAGATCCCGCCGGGCTCGGAATTCTGGTTCGGCACCGACGCGCAGGGCCGTGACATCTACAGCCGTGTGCTCTACGGCGCCCGCATCTCGCTGACGGTCGGCATCGTCTCGCAGCTCATCAACACCTGCATCGGCGTCGCGCTCGGTCTTTCCGCTGCCTATTGGGGCGGCTGGTGGGACGATTTCGTCAACGGCCTCACCAATATGATGCTCGCCATCCCCTCGCTGATCTTCGCGCTGGCGATCATGGCGATCCTCAGCCCCGGCTTGACCAGCCTGCTCATCGCGCTCGGCCTCACCAACTGGTCGTTCACCTGTCGCCTGACCCGCGCCGCGACGCTTTCGGTGAAGCAGCTCGGCTATGTCGAGGCGGCGCGCTCGCTCGGCTACGGCACCTTCCGCATCATGCTGACGCAGATCCTGCCGAACATTGCCGGCCCGATCATCGTCATCGGCACGCTCGGCATGGGCGGCGCCGTGCTGGCGGAGGCCTCGCTCTCCTTCCTCGGGCTGGGCATCCGCCCGCCGTTTCCGAGCTGGGGCTCGATGCTCTCCGATGCGCGCGACCAGATCTCGACCGCGCCCTGGATCTCGATCTTCCCGGGGTTGGCGATCTTCCTCACCGTGCTCGGCCTCAACCTCCTGGGTGACGGCCTGCGCGACATCCTCGACCCGCATTCGCAGCTTCGCAAAGCCTGA
- the acdA gene encoding Acyl-CoA dehydrogenase, whose protein sequence is MSAVETFAGEGARRSPYFTEEHEALRDQVRRFVETEIKPHALKWEEDGFVPRDVLRKMGELGFFGIRYPAEYGGSEMDTMATVVLAEELGRSTFSGVAITALVHTDMASVHIANAGSKAQKDQYLPAIIAGEKIVAVAVTEPDAGSDVKGIRTTARREGDHYVLNGAKMFITNGVYADLYCVAAKTDPQGRPSQSVSMFIVEKGTPGFSVSRALDKHGWRSSDTAELSFVDCRVPAENLLGHEGRGFYAIMSNFQNERTVIGAMAMGEAQAAIDLTLDYVKTRKAFGAPLWEKQGIRQRLAELAGKVEAGRQLVYHAAWLDAQGFDATREVSMVKAYCGELVNEVMYDCLQFHGGMGYMRESAIERMTRDARVQAIGGGATEVMLEEVAKRL, encoded by the coding sequence ATGTCGGCAGTCGAGACATTCGCAGGCGAAGGCGCCCGTCGCTCGCCTTATTTCACCGAGGAACACGAGGCACTGCGCGACCAGGTCCGCCGCTTCGTCGAGACCGAGATCAAGCCGCACGCCCTGAAATGGGAGGAGGACGGCTTCGTTCCGCGCGACGTGCTGCGCAAGATGGGCGAGCTCGGGTTCTTCGGCATCCGCTACCCGGCCGAGTATGGCGGCTCCGAGATGGACACGATGGCAACCGTCGTGCTCGCCGAGGAGCTGGGCCGTTCGACCTTCTCGGGGGTCGCGATCACGGCGTTGGTCCACACCGACATGGCCTCGGTCCACATCGCCAATGCCGGCAGCAAGGCGCAGAAGGACCAGTATCTTCCGGCGATCATTGCGGGTGAGAAAATTGTCGCCGTCGCCGTGACCGAGCCCGATGCCGGCTCGGACGTGAAGGGCATCCGCACCACGGCGCGGCGCGAGGGCGACCATTACGTCCTCAACGGCGCCAAGATGTTCATCACCAACGGCGTTTATGCCGATCTCTACTGCGTCGCGGCCAAGACTGATCCGCAGGGGCGGCCCTCGCAATCGGTCTCGATGTTCATCGTCGAGAAGGGCACGCCGGGCTTCTCGGTCTCGCGTGCGCTCGACAAGCATGGCTGGCGCTCCTCCGACACCGCCGAATTGTCATTCGTCGATTGCCGTGTGCCGGCCGAGAATTTGCTCGGGCACGAAGGACGCGGCTTCTACGCGATCATGAGCAACTTCCAGAACGAGCGCACGGTGATCGGCGCCATGGCGATGGGCGAGGCGCAGGCGGCGATCGACCTGACGCTGGACTATGTGAAGACGCGCAAGGCTTTCGGCGCGCCGCTCTGGGAGAAGCAGGGAATTCGCCAGCGCCTCGCGGAACTGGCGGGCAAGGTCGAGGCCGGCCGCCAGCTCGTCTACCACGCGGCCTGGCTCGATGCGCAGGGCTTCGACGCGACCCGTGAGGTCTCGATGGTCAAGGCCTATTGCGGCGAGCTGGTCAACGAGGTGATGTATGATTGCCTGCAGTTCCACGGCGGCATGGGTTACATGCGCGAGAGCGCGATCGAGCGCATGACGCGCGACGCCCGCGTCCAGGCCATCGGCGGCGGCGCCACCGAGGTGATGCTCGAAGAGGTGGCGAAGCGTTTGTGA
- a CDS encoding Succinylglutamate desuccinylase, whose amino-acid sequence MTTQETSKDLIDPPLETVRFHGLKAGPKLLVLGAVHGNETCGPNAIARVIEDCRAGRVSIRRGEVTFLPVANPKAYRQNTREGDRNLNRDLRERPQPGDNEDRIGNRLSAILRQHDILLDVHSFTGEGVPFVFFGPDDNRGELEPFRHGAAEAAFAACLGVELMIHGWLDIYVRLIAARERLNLPRLAVTEGFGTTEFMRFAGGYGVTLECGRHEDPASVDVGYRAIRNVLAHLGLTDEAPPAPAGRVVVHMDDLVICETEGDRVEGRWKTGDRVAKGTPIARRADGSVVTMPRDGFIIFPNPKAKPGEGICYLGVESPRRP is encoded by the coding sequence ATGACCACCCAAGAGACGTCCAAAGACCTGATCGATCCGCCGCTCGAAACCGTCCGCTTCCACGGGCTGAAGGCGGGGCCGAAGCTCCTCGTGCTCGGCGCCGTGCATGGCAACGAGACCTGCGGGCCGAACGCCATTGCCCGCGTGATCGAGGACTGCCGGGCGGGCCGTGTCTCGATCCGGCGTGGCGAGGTCACTTTCCTGCCGGTGGCCAATCCCAAGGCCTATCGGCAGAACACCCGCGAGGGCGACCGCAACCTCAACCGCGACCTGCGCGAGCGGCCGCAGCCAGGCGACAACGAGGATCGGATCGGCAACCGCCTCTCTGCCATTCTGCGCCAGCACGACATACTGCTCGACGTCCATTCCTTCACCGGCGAGGGCGTGCCCTTCGTCTTCTTCGGCCCGGACGACAATCGCGGCGAGCTCGAGCCCTTCCGCCACGGGGCGGCGGAGGCCGCCTTCGCCGCCTGCCTCGGCGTCGAGCTGATGATCCACGGCTGGCTCGACATCTATGTCCGGCTGATCGCCGCGCGCGAGCGGCTGAACCTGCCGCGGCTCGCCGTCACCGAGGGCTTCGGCACGACGGAGTTCATGCGCTTCGCCGGCGGCTATGGTGTGACGCTGGAATGCGGGCGCCACGAGGACCCGGCTTCCGTCGATGTCGGCTACAGGGCGATCCGCAACGTGCTTGCCCATCTCGGCCTGACCGACGAGGCGCCGCCGGCTCCGGCCGGACGCGTCGTCGTGCACATGGACGACCTTGTCATCTGCGAGACCGAGGGCGACCGTGTCGAGGGGCGCTGGAAGACGGGCGACCGCGTCGCCAAGGGCACGCCGATCGCGCGCCGCGCCGATGGCTCCGTCGTGACGATGCCGCGCGACGGCTTCATCATCTTCCCCAACCCCAAGGCCAAGCCCGGCGAGGGCATCTGCTACCTCGGAGTGGAGAGCCCGCGCCGGCCCTGA
- the gsiC gene encoding glutathione ABC transporter membrane subunit GsiC, with amino-acid sequence MLPYVSRRLLQAIPILLAVAALIFVLFSVIPGNFATSQMADGRSNIDAATIARMNEQFGLNDPLPLRFAKYVGGLATFDLGDSFRTRQPVINLIGERLWPSLQLALAAMFFAIVIGVPLGFFAALKPGSWVDMLSMVFAVSGLSLPMFWLGLLLMYAFALTLGWFPSFGYGDGDPRYIVLPAIALGVSPLALLARTSRAAVLEIMHADFVRTARAKGASAYRVMRWHVLRNALVIVLTTLGLQFGSVLGQAVVVEKLFAWPGLGSLLVDSVTWRDIPVVQGCILTIVLFFLVVNIAVDVLCAVVDPRIKYS; translated from the coding sequence ATGTTGCCTTATGTCTCGCGGCGCCTGCTTCAGGCGATCCCGATCCTGCTGGCGGTCGCGGCGCTGATCTTCGTGCTGTTCAGCGTCATTCCCGGCAACTTCGCCACCAGCCAGATGGCTGACGGACGCAGCAACATCGACGCTGCGACCATCGCGCGCATGAACGAGCAGTTCGGGCTCAACGACCCGCTGCCGCTGCGCTTCGCGAAATATGTCGGCGGCCTCGCGACCTTCGATCTCGGCGATTCCTTCCGCACGCGCCAGCCGGTGATCAACTTGATCGGCGAGCGGCTCTGGCCGAGCCTTCAGCTCGCTCTCGCCGCCATGTTCTTCGCCATCGTCATCGGCGTGCCGCTGGGCTTCTTCGCGGCGCTGAAACCGGGGAGCTGGGTCGACATGCTCTCGATGGTCTTTGCCGTTTCTGGCCTTTCGCTGCCGATGTTCTGGCTCGGCCTTCTGTTGATGTATGCCTTCGCGCTGACGCTCGGCTGGTTCCCGAGCTTCGGCTATGGCGACGGCGATCCGCGCTACATCGTGCTGCCGGCGATCGCGCTCGGCGTCTCGCCGCTGGCTCTGCTGGCGCGCACCTCGCGCGCCGCGGTGCTCGAGATCATGCATGCCGATTTCGTCCGGACCGCCCGCGCCAAGGGTGCGAGCGCCTATCGGGTCATGCGCTGGCACGTCCTGCGCAACGCGCTGGTCATCGTGCTGACAACGCTCGGCCTGCAATTCGGCTCGGTGCTGGGTCAGGCGGTCGTGGTCGAGAAGCTCTTCGCCTGGCCGGGCCTCGGCTCGCTGCTGGTCGACAGCGTCACCTGGCGCGACATCCCGGTGGTGCAGGGCTGCATCCTGACGATCGTGCTCTTCTTCCTCGTCGTGAACATCGCCGTCGACGTGCTCTGCGCCGTCGTCGATCCGCGCATCAAATACAGCTGA
- a CDS encoding ABC transporter substrate-binding protein, which produces MLLKKFAFATALTLAAFTVQAQAQEPRRGGTIRFTAPYGASFVSNDSHVSNQIQDEIYTYALHSMLYKWDSKAGKPALDLAKSVTVSPDGKTYTFKLRDDALFHNGRKMTADDIIWSYTRIMDGSKNFPGARYVARIQGATDVQKGQAKEISGLKKIDDFTLEMTLTDKADPGYFLFQGQTAIMPAKEAQAPDFFNKPIGLGPFKFVEHVPGSRMSFERWDKYYQAGKPYADKLVISPMGEAAARDVAFRNKEIDVSILGSTQYVAYKADANLSKGILEVAEVFTRNMGMNPSFKPFSDKRVRQAINHAIDSDLIIKRLVRDKAYRAASWLPLSSPAFDKDAKPYAYDPEKAKKLLAEAGYPDGFEFEWTATPNESWGIPIVEATIPMLAKVGIKVKVKPVETSALGGVVVGGDFQAYIWSNTSGPDTLTALKCFHSSTPRSSCNYTTFKNAAYDKLIDDASNEADATKQLELLKKANAMLQDEAPVWFFNYNKAVMAYQPWLHGLQPNATELALQRYEDLWVDASSPAAK; this is translated from the coding sequence GTGTTGTTGAAGAAATTTGCCTTCGCCACCGCGCTGACGCTGGCAGCCTTTACGGTACAGGCCCAGGCCCAGGAGCCGCGCCGCGGCGGGACGATCCGCTTCACGGCGCCTTACGGCGCGTCCTTCGTCAGCAATGACAGCCATGTCTCGAACCAGATCCAGGACGAGATCTACACCTACGCGCTGCACAGCATGCTCTACAAATGGGATTCGAAGGCCGGCAAGCCGGCGCTCGATCTCGCCAAGAGCGTCACGGTTTCGCCGGACGGCAAGACCTACACCTTCAAGCTGCGCGACGACGCGCTCTTCCATAACGGCCGCAAGATGACGGCCGACGACATCATCTGGTCCTACACCCGGATCATGGACGGCTCGAAGAATTTCCCCGGCGCGCGCTATGTCGCCCGTATCCAGGGTGCGACCGATGTCCAGAAGGGCCAGGCCAAGGAGATCTCCGGCCTCAAGAAGATCGACGACTTCACGCTGGAGATGACGCTGACGGACAAGGCCGATCCCGGCTATTTCCTGTTCCAGGGCCAGACGGCGATCATGCCGGCCAAGGAGGCGCAGGCGCCTGACTTCTTCAACAAGCCGATCGGCCTTGGGCCCTTCAAGTTCGTCGAGCACGTCCCCGGCTCGCGCATGTCCTTCGAGCGCTGGGACAAGTACTATCAGGCCGGCAAGCCCTACGCCGACAAGCTCGTCATCTCGCCGATGGGCGAGGCGGCTGCCCGCGACGTCGCCTTCCGCAACAAGGAGATCGACGTCTCGATCCTGGGCTCGACCCAGTACGTCGCCTACAAGGCCGATGCCAACCTGTCGAAGGGCATCCTGGAGGTCGCCGAGGTCTTCACCCGCAACATGGGCATGAACCCCTCGTTCAAGCCCTTCTCGGACAAGCGGGTGCGCCAGGCGATCAACCACGCCATCGACAGCGATCTGATCATCAAGCGCCTGGTCCGCGACAAGGCCTATCGTGCCGCGAGCTGGCTGCCGCTGTCCTCGCCGGCCTTCGACAAGGACGCCAAGCCCTACGCCTATGATCCGGAGAAGGCCAAGAAGCTGCTGGCGGAAGCCGGCTATCCCGACGGCTTCGAGTTCGAATGGACCGCGACGCCGAACGAGAGCTGGGGCATCCCGATCGTCGAGGCGACGATCCCGATGCTCGCCAAGGTCGGCATCAAGGTGAAGGTCAAGCCGGTCGAGACCTCGGCGCTCGGCGGCGTGGTCGTCGGCGGCGACTTCCAGGCCTATATCTGGTCGAACACCTCCGGTCCGGACACGCTGACGGCGCTGAAGTGCTTCCACTCCTCGACGCCGCGCTCGTCCTGCAACTACACCACCTTCAAGAACGCAGCCTATGACAAGCTGATCGACGACGCCTCGAACGAGGCCGATGCAACCAAGCAGCTCGAGCTGCTGAAGAAGGCCAACGCCATGCTGCAGGACGAGGCTCCGGTCTGGTTCTTCAACTACAACAAGGCGGTGATGGCCTATCAGCCCTGGCTGCATGGCCTCCAGCCGAACGCGACCGAGCTCGCGCTGCAGCGCTACGAGGATCTCTGGGTCGACGCTTCCTCGCCGGCGGCGAAGTAA